A genomic stretch from Mus pahari chromosome 6, PAHARI_EIJ_v1.1, whole genome shotgun sequence includes:
- the Mrpl20 gene encoding 39S ribosomal protein L20, mitochondrial, with protein MVFLTTRLWLRNRLTDRFWRVQEVLKHARHFRGRKNRCYRLAVKAVTRAFVKCTKSRRLKKRNLRTLWINRITAASQEHGLQYPAFICQVELNRKVLVDLAIYEPKTFKSLAALAKRRQQEGFAAALGDGKEPEGIFSRVVQYH; from the exons ATGGTCTTCCTTACGACACGGCTCTGGCTGCGGAACCGGCTCACTGATCGCTTTTGGCGGGTTCAGGAGGTGCTGAAACACGCTCGG CATTTTCGGGGAAGGAAGAATCGCTGCTACCGGCTGGCCGTCAAGGCGGTGACCAGAGCCTTCGTTAAGTGTACGAAGTCCCGCAGACTTAAGAAGCGGAACCTGAGGACC CTCTGGATTAATCGAATTACAGCTGCCTCCCAGGAACATGGCTTACAGTACCCAGCATTCATT TGCCAAGTGGAGCTCAACAGGAAAGTACTTGTGGACCTGGCCATCTATGAACCAAAGACGTTTAAATCTTTGGCTGCTTTGGCTaagaggaggcagcaggaaggatTTGCTGCAGCTTTGGGGGATGGAAAGGAGCCTGAAGGTATCTTTTCCAGAGTGGTACAGTACCACTGA